CGGAAGCAATTACTTGCCGAGCTTTTCCTTAGCTTCCTTGCTGAATTCTTCCATGATCTGGTCGATAGCGTGCTTGTAGGCCTTCACGGACTGCTCTTCCTTGAGGCTTGCGTAACCGCCGTAAACCTTGGCGTTGTAATCACCTTCGATTCTCGCCCAGCCGTTATCGGTGTAGAGCACCTTCTCGCCATTCTTGTTGATGAGCGCCACATTCACGAATACAATCGGGGTCACGTTCCTCGTAACGCCAGTCATCATGCCGGTCTCGTAGTAGAAGAAGTATTCGGCAACGGCGACCGCATCGACACCGAGGGACTCACAAAGCTTGCCGAGGCCGCGAAGGATCGGAGCCTCTATGCGTTCACCGTTAACATACATCATACCACGCGGAGCAATTTTCTCGTAAGCGAGCGGGTACATGCCATCCGGGACAACAAGACGCTGGCCATCGGAACCAAATCTGTCAAAAGCGGCATCGATCTTGACCCAAGTATCCCTATCTTCAAAGAAGGCGCGCACGTCTTCGTTATTGATCACCTGATCGAAGGGAATGACGCTCCAGCCGTTGATACCGTTTAGCGTCTTGGCGAGCGCATTCGCACCATGGGTGATAATTTCGACTTCAGGATTATCGACCACGTCGACCTTTTTCTTGACGGCGTTGCTCACAATCGTGAGGAGTTTTTCCTTCTTGCCCTCACGGACTTCGATATTCTCGTAATCATCGCTACCGGAAACGGTCACAACAGCGATTTTCTTGACGCTATCAATACCGGGCTGTTTGATGTTGACGCCCGCGCAAGAGCAAAGCAATGCGGCAAGCGAGACGAGGAAAGCTAAACGTTTCATTATGTTTCTCCTTAAAAAGTGTTGTACAAACATAAAAAAACTAATTCCACGCCGTTTTTTCTGTAAGCAATTTGTAAGCGGATTTTGAAAAAAACATACCCTCCCACTGCAGCTCTCCAGCCCGACTAACCAACACATTAACTATTATTCAACAATAGCCAGCGATTGTATATTTATCTTTACTAGCAAACGGCGCCAGAACCTCAGCGGAAATACATCTTGGAATAATAATTTATCTCCTGATTATTTTATTCATTTCCATCTCGGTGCCGTCATGCTCTATTGGCAATCCGACAAATCTTTTTTATTAGATTTCGGGATATGCCTCACTTTTTAAACAACCGATTCACAAGCGCAATCGCGCCGGCCGCATTCGCGTTCGCCATCGCGGCACTCCCCGCACAGGCGCAGACGACCGACGCCGAACTCGCGGCACACCCGGAATACACCCTCAGCGGCGCGATGCCGTACCCGGAACCCGGCAAAAACGTCAAGTACGCCAAGGCGCCCGCAGGGTACAAGCCTTTCTATATAAGCCACTACGCCAGGCACGGCAGCCGCTTCCACCACAGCGCCGACGAATACAAATACATCGCCGAAACGCTTGCCAAGGCCGATTCGGCAAACGCGCTTACGCCCCTCGGCAAACAAGTGAACGCACTCGCGCAGACCCTCAAGAGCGAGGCGATGCCCCGTACCGGCGACCTCACGCAGGCGGGCGTGCACCAGCACATGGGAATCGCCAAACGCATGGCCAAGAACTTCCCCGAGGTGTTCAAGGAACGCAAAGCGGGCAACAAGAAAGCCGTCCCGCACGTGAAAGCCTACGCAAGCACCAGCGGGCGCTGCATCGTGAGCATGGCCGCCTTCATCGGGGAACTCCGCGTACAGTTCCCGAAAATCGAACCCGAGCTGGTTTCGGGCAAGAGCTACATGCCCTTCATATGCGCATTCGACTGGGGCAAGCTGGACTACTCCAAGGCGCCCGCCTACATCGCCGAAAGCGACAAGCTCTGGCAAAAGGTGGACCCGAAACCGCTCCTGCAAAAACTTTTCGCCGATACCGCCTACGCCGCCAAGAACATTGACGCGGGCACATTCTACAACAGGCTCCTCGAAATCACCGACCTGTTCCCCGGCATGGATTCCACGCTTGTCGCAAGCGTAGAGAAGGCAGCGAACGCCCCGGTAAGCACGCTACGCGAAATCTACACTCCCGAAGAACGCATCACGCGCTGGAAGGCGCAAAACGCCTGGTGGTACAGCCTGCTCGGCACAAGCCCGCTTATCAACAAGAGCAACGGCACCGACTTCGCGAAGGGTACGCTCCAGAACATCCTCGACGAGGCGGATACGGCGCTTGCAAGCATTGAACCCGTAGCCGCAACGCTGCGCTTCGGGCACGACGCGGGCCTCCTTCCGCTCGCCGCCCTCATGCAGCTGCCCGTCGCTAACGCGAAGGTATCCGACCTCTCGAAACTGCACGAGCAGTGGAACGACTTCAGGGTCATCCCGATGGCCGCGAACATGCAGATCGTGTTCTACCGCAAGGGCGACGGGACCGCAAAACCCGCAGCCGCAAAGGCCGGCGCCACCCCTGACGCAGCCCCTGGCGCAAACGTGCTCGTGAAGGTCCTGTACAACGAAATCGAGCAGGTTCTCCCCGTACCGTGCGGCGCATCAGACCAAAACGCCACCACGGCAAACGACGCTGCAACCAAGCCCGCAAAGCAGAACTGCCCCGCCGCACCGTACTACCGCTGGGAAGATTTCCGCGCCTTCTATTCACAATTCACAAAGTAGGAACTCATGAAACGCATCGCATTATTTATTCTCGCCACCGCGATTCTCGCCCTGGCCGATATGGGCAGCCTCATGACCGAAGGCACCAAGCTCCACGACGAGGGGCAATACGACGCGGCCATCGCCAAATACAAGCAGGCCGAAAAACTCGAACCGAACAACGCGCTTATCAAGTACGAAATCTCCTACTCGTACTACATGAAGCGCGACATGAAGGAGTCGCTTCGCTACATCAAGGCCGCGGCGAAGATCAACAAGGACTTGCGCCTGAACGACGCCATCTACGGCATGATGGGCACCATCTACGACGATTCGAACAAGCCCGATTCCGCCCTCATCGCATACCGCAAGGGAGCATCGTTCAACCAGGATTCCTACCTGCTCCCGTTCAACGCCGCCATCACCTTCCGCCGCATCAACAAACTCGACAGCGCGAAGGTCTGGCTCAAGAAGGCGGTGGCCAACACCAAACTGCACGAGACATCGCACCTGCAGATGTTCGCCGTATCGAGAGAGCTCGGCAACTGGATAGATTTCTACAGCTACGCGATGTACACGCCGCTCATCGCCAAAAAAAGG
The nucleotide sequence above comes from Fibrobacter sp.. Encoded proteins:
- a CDS encoding histidine-type phosphatase, coding for MPHFLNNRFTSAIAPAAFAFAIAALPAQAQTTDAELAAHPEYTLSGAMPYPEPGKNVKYAKAPAGYKPFYISHYARHGSRFHHSADEYKYIAETLAKADSANALTPLGKQVNALAQTLKSEAMPRTGDLTQAGVHQHMGIAKRMAKNFPEVFKERKAGNKKAVPHVKAYASTSGRCIVSMAAFIGELRVQFPKIEPELVSGKSYMPFICAFDWGKLDYSKAPAYIAESDKLWQKVDPKPLLQKLFADTAYAAKNIDAGTFYNRLLEITDLFPGMDSTLVASVEKAANAPVSTLREIYTPEERITRWKAQNAWWYSLLGTSPLINKSNGTDFAKGTLQNILDEADTALASIEPVAATLRFGHDAGLLPLAALMQLPVANAKVSDLSKLHEQWNDFRVIPMAANMQIVFYRKGDGTAKPAAAKAGATPDAAPGANVLVKVLYNEIEQVLPVPCGASDQNATTANDAATKPAKQNCPAAPYYRWEDFRAFYSQFTK
- a CDS encoding tetratricopeptide repeat protein: MKRIALFILATAILALADMGSLMTEGTKLHDEGQYDAAIAKYKQAEKLEPNNALIKYEISYSYYMKRDMKESLRYIKAAAKINKDLRLNDAIYGMMGTIYDDSNKPDSALIAYRKGASFNQDSYLLPFNAAITFRRINKLDSAKVWLKKAVANTKLHETSHLQMFAVSRELGNWIDFYSYAMYTPLIAKKRENVSAAISALYNVTKSLVKCKNTNCETTLPKFEKTSDEDFAVVTTLAFTQILDSVGHRHYHEKDTSSTQQMEYLIHMLPKAIKLIADFKNTKNTENTLTTFYKGLVKNKLEETFVYIICREVDYPTFAKWKLSHSADYDKFYKWANEEYLQTK